From the Leptospira biflexa serovar Patoc strain 'Patoc 1 (Paris)' genome, one window contains:
- the cobA gene encoding uroporphyrinogen-III C-methyltransferase gives MSSNKTEQGFVSFVSGGPGPVDLLTLRGKSRIERAEVILYDALLDPSFLEIFPESAQILYVGKRAKEHYRTQTEINALLVEFAHQGKKVVRLKGGDASIFGRLSEEIQSLEAAGIPYEVIPGVSSVTAGAADLGLSLTVRGLSRQIIILDGHTILEDERSWMGMENFPGTIAILMGSQKTKELSERLIQKGVLPTTPIVLLENAGNPNATYTVSTLANTMLEGMGKQTKGPGILYVGEALRPLLENTKTIQNVIHSASSFLESL, from the coding sequence ATGTCCTCCAATAAGACAGAACAGGGTTTTGTGAGTTTCGTGAGCGGTGGTCCAGGCCCCGTTGACCTACTGACCCTCCGTGGAAAATCTCGCATTGAAAGAGCAGAGGTGATTCTGTATGACGCCTTACTCGATCCCAGTTTTTTAGAGATCTTCCCTGAGTCTGCCCAAATCCTTTACGTGGGCAAACGAGCCAAAGAACACTACCGCACCCAAACAGAAATCAATGCTCTCCTCGTCGAGTTTGCCCATCAGGGAAAAAAAGTGGTCCGCCTCAAAGGTGGTGACGCTTCGATCTTTGGTCGTTTGTCAGAAGAAATCCAAAGCTTAGAAGCCGCTGGGATTCCTTATGAAGTGATACCAGGAGTAAGCTCCGTGACAGCAGGTGCTGCAGACCTTGGTCTCTCGCTTACCGTGCGCGGACTTTCTCGCCAAATCATCATCCTGGATGGGCATACCATTTTGGAAGATGAACGCAGTTGGATGGGAATGGAAAATTTTCCAGGGACCATTGCGATCCTAATGGGAAGCCAAAAAACCAAGGAACTTTCCGAAAGACTCATCCAAAAAGGTGTCCTCCCAACTACCCCCATTGTCCTTTTAGAAAATGCCGGAAATCCCAATGCCACATATACAGTCTCCACTCTCGCCAATACGATGTTAGAGGGAATGGGAAAACAAACAAAAGGTCCAGGGATTTTGTATGTGGGAGAAGCACTTCGTCCCCTTTTGGAAAATACAAAAACCATTCAAAACGTGATCCACTCCGCTTCCTCTTTTTTGGAATCCTTATGA
- a CDS encoding precorrin-2 dehydrogenase/sirohydrochlorin ferrochelatase family protein, translating to MTVKKYPIFLNLEGRNILVVGGGNACLEKLMGLEHTAANLHLISITYSDEVKAFLEKYPQIKVETRAVTEEDLNHRDIIFLATSDPNTNKEFRALAKAKGIWVNSVDDPKNCDFYSSSTVTVGPIQFAISTDGMFAGVSATLRKLFEEVLPEEDHELLETLFMMRRNLKERLPNQEERRKVLKAIIQKLNSEYFHKP from the coding sequence ATGACAGTCAAAAAATATCCAATCTTTCTCAATTTGGAAGGAAGGAACATCCTCGTTGTTGGTGGTGGTAATGCTTGTTTAGAAAAATTGATGGGCCTTGAACATACGGCAGCAAACCTTCACCTCATCTCCATCACTTATAGTGATGAGGTCAAAGCTTTCCTAGAAAAATACCCTCAAATCAAAGTAGAAACAAGGGCTGTCACAGAAGAAGATCTCAACCATCGGGATATTATTTTTTTAGCAACCAGTGATCCAAATACCAACAAAGAGTTTCGAGCCCTGGCCAAAGCGAAGGGGATTTGGGTGAACTCAGTGGACGATCCCAAAAACTGTGATTTTTATTCTTCCTCAACCGTCACAGTGGGACCCATTCAGTTTGCCATATCCACAGACGGGATGTTTGCCGGAGTTTCTGCCACCTTACGAAAATTATTCGAAGAGGTTCTACCGGAAGAAGACCACGAGCTACTCGAGACTCTCTTTATGATGAGGAGAAACCTAAAAGAACGACTCCCCAACCAAGAAGAGCGAAGAAAGGTATTAAAAGCAATCATTCAAAAGCTGAATTCAGAATACTTTCATAAACCTTAA